The following are encoded together in the Mustela nigripes isolate SB6536 chromosome 11, MUSNIG.SB6536, whole genome shotgun sequence genome:
- the LAMTOR4 gene encoding ragulator complex protein LAMTOR4 isoform X1 — MTSALTQGLERIPDQLGYLVLSEGAVLASSGDLENDEQAASAISELVSTACGFRLHHSTNIPFKRLSVVFGEHTLLVTVSGQRVFVVKRQNRGREPVDV; from the exons ATG ACTTCTGCACTGACCCAGGGGCTGGAGCGAATCCCAGATCAGCTTGGCTACCTGGTGCTGAGTGAAGGCGCGGTGCTGGCG TCATCTGGGGATCTAGAGAATGACGAGCAGGCAGCCAGTGCCATCTCCGAGCTGGTCAGCACAGCCTGTGGTTTCCGGCTGCACCACAGCACAAATATACCCTTCAAGCGCCTGTCAG TGGTCTTTGGAGAACACACGCTGCTGGTGACCGTGTCGGGACAGAGGGTATTTGTGGTGAAGAGGCAGAACCGAGGCCGGGAGCCTGTTGACGTCTGA
- the LAMTOR4 gene encoding ragulator complex protein LAMTOR4 isoform X2, producing MTSALTQGLERIPDQLGYLVLSEGAVLASSGDLENDEQAASAISELVSTACGFRLHHSTNIPFKRLSGVSPLQWSLENTRCW from the exons ATG ACTTCTGCACTGACCCAGGGGCTGGAGCGAATCCCAGATCAGCTTGGCTACCTGGTGCTGAGTGAAGGCGCGGTGCTGGCG TCATCTGGGGATCTAGAGAATGACGAGCAGGCAGCCAGTGCCATCTCCGAGCTGGTCAGCACAGCCTGTGGTTTCCGGCTGCACCACAGCACAAATATACCCTTCAAGCGCCTGTCAG GTGTGTCTCCTCTCCAGTGGTCTTTGGAGAACACACGCTGCTGGTGA
- the TRAPPC14 gene encoding trafficking protein particle complex subunit 14: MESQCDYSMYFPAVPLPPRAELAGDPGRYRALPRRNHLYLGETVRFLLVLRCRGGAGSGAGGGAGLGSRGAWAELATALAALASVSAGGGAPGGGGSADQDPEPPGGGDPGGGALFRGCSPLLTHGPGPATSGGATTLPVEEPIVSTDEVIFPLTVSLDRLPPGTPKAKIVVTVWKREVEAPEVRDQGYLRLLQNRSPGETFRGEQSAFKAQVSTLLTLLPPPVLKCRQFTVAGKHLTVLKVLNSSSQEEISIWDIRILPNFNASYLPVMPDGSVLLVDNVCHQSGEVSMGSFCRLPGTSGCFPCPLSALEEHNFLFQLRGGEQPPQGAKEGLEVPLIAVVQWSTPKLPFTQSIYTHYRLPSIRLDRPCFVMTASCESPVRTYERFTVTYTLLNNLQDFLAVRLVWTPEHAQAGKQLCEEERRAMQAALDSIVCHTPLNNLGFSRKGSALTFSVAFQALRTGLFELSQHMKLKLQFTASVSHPPPEARPLSRKSSPSSPAVRDLVERHQASLGRSQSFSHQQPSRSHLMRSGSVMERRAITPPVASPVGRPLYLPPDKAVLSLDKIAKRECKVLVVEPVK; the protein is encoded by the exons ATGGAGTCCCAGTGTGACTACTCCATGTATTTCCCGGCGGTGCCACTGCCGCCGCGCGCGGAGCTGGCGGGGGACCCGGGCCGGTACCGGGCGCTGCCCCGGCGCAACCATCTCTACCTGGGGGAGACTGTCCGCTTCCTGCTGGTGCTGCGCTGCCGGGGGGGCGCGGGGTCCGGCGCCGGGGGCGGCGCGGGCTTGGGCTCCCGAGGGGCCTGGGCAGAACTGGCAACGGCCCTGGCCGCCCTGGCCTCGGTCAGCGCGGGAGGTGGGGCGCCCGGGGGCGGTGGCTCCGCAGACCAGGATCCCGAACCCCCAGGGGGCGGGGATCCTGGCGGTGGGGCGCTGTTTCGAGGCTGCAGCCCCCTCCTCACCCACGGCCCGGGCCCTGCTACCTCAGGGGGAGCGACCACG CTGCCTGTGGAGGAACCAATTGTGTCCACAGATGAGGTCATCTTCCCACTCACCGTTTCACTGGATAGACTGCCCCCAGGGACACCTAAGGCCAAG ATTGTAGTGACTGTGTGGAAACGGGAGGTTGAGGCGCCAGAGGTCAGAGATCAAGGCTACTTGCGCTTGCTGCAGAACCGATCTCCTGGGGAGACCTTCAGGGGCGAGCAGAGCGCTTTCAAGGCCCAAG TGAGCACCCTGCTGACTCTGCTGCCCCCTCCGGTTCTGAAATGCCGCCAGTTCACTGTGGCTGGAAAACACTTGACTGTGCTCAAGG TGCTGAACAGCTCCTCCCAGGAGGAAATTTCCATCTGGGATATCCGTATTCTCCCAAACTTCAATGCTAGTTATCTACCTGTCATGCCCGACGGCTCTGTGCTCCTGGTGGACAATGTCTG TCACCAATCTGGGGAAGTCTCCATGGGCTCCTTCTGCCGGCTCCCTGGTACCTCTGGCTGCTTCCCCTGCCCGCTTAGTGCCCTGGAGGAACACAACTTCCTGTTTCAGCTGAGAGGGGGTGAGCAACCCCCTCAAGGGGCCAAGGAG GGCCTAGAAGTTCCCCTGATTGCTGTGGTTCAGTGGTCTACCCCAAAGCTGCCCTTTACCCAGAGCATCTACACCCACTACCG CCTGCCCAGCATCCGCCTGGACCGGCCATGCTTTGTGATGACGGCCTCTTGTGAGTCCCCTGTTCGGACCTACGAGCGGTTCACGGTCACCTACACACTGCTCAACAATCTCCAAGACTTCCTTGCTGTGAGGCTTGTGTGGACCCCGGAGCACGCACAGGCTG GAAAGCAGCTGTGTGAGGAGGAGCGCCGGGCCATGCAGGCAGCCCTGGACTCCATTGTCTGCCACACGCCCCTCAACAACCTGGGCTTTTCCCGCAAGGGCAGCGCGCTCACCTTCAGTGTGGCCTTCCAGGCTCTGAGGACGGGGCTCTTCGAG CTGAGCCAGCACATGAAACTGAAGCTGCAGTTCACGGCCAGTGTGTCCCACCCTCCGCCCGAGGCCCGGCCCCTCTCTCGAAAGAGCAGCCCCAGCAGTCCTGCTGTCCGGGACCTGGTGGAGAGACACCAGGCCAGCCTGGGCCGCTCTCAGTCCTTCTCTCACCAACAGCCCTCCCGCAGCCACCTCATGAG gtCGGGCAGCGTGATGGAGCGCAGAGCCATCACGCCTCCTGTGGCCTCCCCTGTGGGCCGCCCCCTCTACCTGCCCCCGGACAAGGCTGTGCTTTCTCTGGACAAGATTGCCAAGCGTGAGTGCAAGGTCCTGGTGGTGGAACCTGTCAAGTAG
- the GAL3ST4 gene encoding galactose-3-O-sulfotransferase 4 isoform X3, with protein MRLWGPRSLGVALGVFMTIGFALQLWGGPFQRRLPGLQFRQSLAPSQGSGSAVSSCLPRQRLVFLKTHKSGSSSVLNLLHRYGDRHGLRFALPARYQFGYPRLFQASRVKGYHPEGGGAKPLFHILCHHMRFNLKEVLRVMPSDSFFFSIVRDPAALARSAFSYYKSTSSAFRKAPSLAAFLANPRAFYRPGARGDHYARNLLWFDFGLPFPPEVKTERGNPHAPRDPNLPQLNALPSGTGPRAHHPLDPKAVFHPAPTVAGGHGQTSSPASLDLRSSSLLQWSLAWLDSVFDLVLVAEYFDESLVLLADALCWGLDDVVGFMHNAQAGGEQGRGAVSNGGLTAEDRQLTARARAWNHLDWALYAHFNHSLWARINQYGQSRLESAVAELRARREALAKHCLEGGEALDPKYITDRRFRPFQFGSGKVLGYVLRNGLSAADQEECERLATPELQYKDKLDAKQFPPTVSLPLKTPRILSPGASDQS; from the exons ATGCGCCTCTGGGGGCCTCGGAGCCTGGGGGTGGCTCTGGGAGTCTTCATGACCATCGGATTTGCCCTCCAGCTCTGGGGGGGCCCCTTCCAGAGGAG GCTACCAGGCCTGCAGTTCCGACAGTCCTTGGCCCCATCCCAGGGATCGGGATCGGCTGTTTCATCCTGCCTGCCCCGGCAGCGACTTGTGTTCCTGAAGACGCATAAATCTGGGAGCAGCTCTGTGCTGAACCTGCTTCATCGCTACGGGGACCGACACGGACTGCGCTTCGCCCTCCCTGCCCGCTACCAGTTCGGCTACCCGAGGCTTTTCCAGGCTTCTCGGGTCAAAGGCTACCACCCTGAGGGGGGAGGCGCCAAgccccttttccacatcctttgTCATCACATGAGGTTCAACCTGAAAGAG GTCCTTCGGGTCATGCCTTCTGACAGCTTCTTCTTTTCCATTGTCCGAGACCCAGCAGCTCTGGCCCGCTCTGCTTTCTCCTACTATAAGTCCACTTCATCGGCCTTCCGCAAGGCACCATCTTTGGCCGCCTTCCTGGCCAATCCTCGAGCCTTCTACCGACCTGGGGCCCGTGGGGACCACTATGCCCGCAACTTGCTCTGGTTTGACTTTGGACTCCCCTTCCCCCCCGAGGTAAAGACCGAGAGAGGGAATCCTCATGCACCTAGAGACCCCAACCTCCCACAGCTGAATGCTTTGCCTTCTGGCACTGGGCCCCGAGCCCACCACCCTCTGGATCCCAAAGCTGTCTTCCATCCTGCTCCCACAGTGGCCGGCGGTCACGGCCAGACATCCAGCCCTGCCTCTTTAGATTTGAGATCGTCATCCTTGCTCCAGTGGAGTCTGGCCTGGCTGGACTCTGTCTTTGATCTGGTCTTGGTGGCCGAGTACTTTGATGAGTCGTTGGTTCTGCTGGCAGATGCCCTGTGCTGGGGTCTAGATGACGTGGTGGGCTTCATGCACAACGCACAGGCTGGAGGTGAGCAGGGCAGAGGCGCTGTTAGCAATGGTGGACTGACCGCTGAGGATAGGCAGCTGACTGCACGGGCCCGAGCCTGGAACCACTTGGACTGGGCTCTCTATGCTCACTTCAACCACAGCCTGTGGGCACGGATAAATCAATACGGCCAGAGCCGGCTGGAGAGTGCTGTGGCAGAGCTCCGGGCTCGCCGAGAGGCCCTGGCTAAACATTGTCTAGAGGGGGGCGAGGCTTTAGACCCCAAATATATCACTGACCGACGGTTCCGTCCTTTCCAGTTTGGGTCAGGTAAGGTTTTGGGCTATGTACTTCGGAATGGACTCAGCGCTGCAGACCAGGAGGAGTGTGAGCGCCTGGCTACCCCTGAGCTACAGTACAAGGACAAGCTAGATGCCAAGCAGTTTCCCCCAACAGTCTCTCTGCCCCTTAAAACTCCAAGGATACTCTCCCCCGGGGCATCAGACCAGTCTTAG
- the GAL3ST4 gene encoding galactose-3-O-sulfotransferase 4 isoform X2 gives MGPLSPTRTMRLWGPRSLGVALGVFMTIGFALQLWGGPFQRRLPGLQFRQSLAPSQGSGSAVSSCLPRQRLVFLKTHKSGSSSVLNLLHRYGDRHGLRFALPARYQFGYPRLFQASRVKGYHPEGGGAKPLFHILCHHMRFNLKEVLRVMPSDSFFFSIVRDPAALARSAFSYYKSTSSAFRKAPSLAAFLANPRAFYRPGARGDHYARNLLWFDFGLPFPPEVKTERGNPHAPRDPNLPQLNALPSGTGPRAHHPLDPKAVFHPAPTVAGGHGQTSSPASLDLRSSSLLQWSLAWLDSVFDLVLVAEYFDESLVLLADALCWGLDDVVGFMHNAQAGGEQGRGAVSNGGLTAEDRQLTARARAWNHLDWALYAHFNHSLWARINQYGQSRLESAVAELRARREALAKHCLEGGEALDPKYITDRRFRPFQFGSGKVLGYVLRNGLSAADQEECERLATPELQYKDKLDAKQFPPTVSLPLKTPRILSPGASDQS, from the exons ATGGGCCCTCTGTCTCCTACCAGGACCATGCGCCTCTGGGGGCCTCGGAGCCTGGGGGTGGCTCTGGGAGTCTTCATGACCATCGGATTTGCCCTCCAGCTCTGGGGGGGCCCCTTCCAGAGGAG GCTACCAGGCCTGCAGTTCCGACAGTCCTTGGCCCCATCCCAGGGATCGGGATCGGCTGTTTCATCCTGCCTGCCCCGGCAGCGACTTGTGTTCCTGAAGACGCATAAATCTGGGAGCAGCTCTGTGCTGAACCTGCTTCATCGCTACGGGGACCGACACGGACTGCGCTTCGCCCTCCCTGCCCGCTACCAGTTCGGCTACCCGAGGCTTTTCCAGGCTTCTCGGGTCAAAGGCTACCACCCTGAGGGGGGAGGCGCCAAgccccttttccacatcctttgTCATCACATGAGGTTCAACCTGAAAGAG GTCCTTCGGGTCATGCCTTCTGACAGCTTCTTCTTTTCCATTGTCCGAGACCCAGCAGCTCTGGCCCGCTCTGCTTTCTCCTACTATAAGTCCACTTCATCGGCCTTCCGCAAGGCACCATCTTTGGCCGCCTTCCTGGCCAATCCTCGAGCCTTCTACCGACCTGGGGCCCGTGGGGACCACTATGCCCGCAACTTGCTCTGGTTTGACTTTGGACTCCCCTTCCCCCCCGAGGTAAAGACCGAGAGAGGGAATCCTCATGCACCTAGAGACCCCAACCTCCCACAGCTGAATGCTTTGCCTTCTGGCACTGGGCCCCGAGCCCACCACCCTCTGGATCCCAAAGCTGTCTTCCATCCTGCTCCCACAGTGGCCGGCGGTCACGGCCAGACATCCAGCCCTGCCTCTTTAGATTTGAGATCGTCATCCTTGCTCCAGTGGAGTCTGGCCTGGCTGGACTCTGTCTTTGATCTGGTCTTGGTGGCCGAGTACTTTGATGAGTCGTTGGTTCTGCTGGCAGATGCCCTGTGCTGGGGTCTAGATGACGTGGTGGGCTTCATGCACAACGCACAGGCTGGAGGTGAGCAGGGCAGAGGCGCTGTTAGCAATGGTGGACTGACCGCTGAGGATAGGCAGCTGACTGCACGGGCCCGAGCCTGGAACCACTTGGACTGGGCTCTCTATGCTCACTTCAACCACAGCCTGTGGGCACGGATAAATCAATACGGCCAGAGCCGGCTGGAGAGTGCTGTGGCAGAGCTCCGGGCTCGCCGAGAGGCCCTGGCTAAACATTGTCTAGAGGGGGGCGAGGCTTTAGACCCCAAATATATCACTGACCGACGGTTCCGTCCTTTCCAGTTTGGGTCAGGTAAGGTTTTGGGCTATGTACTTCGGAATGGACTCAGCGCTGCAGACCAGGAGGAGTGTGAGCGCCTGGCTACCCCTGAGCTACAGTACAAGGACAAGCTAGATGCCAAGCAGTTTCCCCCAACAGTCTCTCTGCCCCTTAAAACTCCAAGGATACTCTCCCCCGGGGCATCAGACCAGTCTTAG
- the GAL3ST4 gene encoding galactose-3-O-sulfotransferase 4 isoform X1 has protein sequence MGKVEHRAEPGGGWGRQEGQIQISLLLFRTMRLWGPRSLGVALGVFMTIGFALQLWGGPFQRRLPGLQFRQSLAPSQGSGSAVSSCLPRQRLVFLKTHKSGSSSVLNLLHRYGDRHGLRFALPARYQFGYPRLFQASRVKGYHPEGGGAKPLFHILCHHMRFNLKEVLRVMPSDSFFFSIVRDPAALARSAFSYYKSTSSAFRKAPSLAAFLANPRAFYRPGARGDHYARNLLWFDFGLPFPPEVKTERGNPHAPRDPNLPQLNALPSGTGPRAHHPLDPKAVFHPAPTVAGGHGQTSSPASLDLRSSSLLQWSLAWLDSVFDLVLVAEYFDESLVLLADALCWGLDDVVGFMHNAQAGGEQGRGAVSNGGLTAEDRQLTARARAWNHLDWALYAHFNHSLWARINQYGQSRLESAVAELRARREALAKHCLEGGEALDPKYITDRRFRPFQFGSGKVLGYVLRNGLSAADQEECERLATPELQYKDKLDAKQFPPTVSLPLKTPRILSPGASDQS, from the exons ATGGGGAAAGTTGAGCACCGCGCGGAGCCGGGCGGTggctggggcaggcaggagggccaGATCCAGATTTCCCTGCTGCTCTTCAG GACCATGCGCCTCTGGGGGCCTCGGAGCCTGGGGGTGGCTCTGGGAGTCTTCATGACCATCGGATTTGCCCTCCAGCTCTGGGGGGGCCCCTTCCAGAGGAG GCTACCAGGCCTGCAGTTCCGACAGTCCTTGGCCCCATCCCAGGGATCGGGATCGGCTGTTTCATCCTGCCTGCCCCGGCAGCGACTTGTGTTCCTGAAGACGCATAAATCTGGGAGCAGCTCTGTGCTGAACCTGCTTCATCGCTACGGGGACCGACACGGACTGCGCTTCGCCCTCCCTGCCCGCTACCAGTTCGGCTACCCGAGGCTTTTCCAGGCTTCTCGGGTCAAAGGCTACCACCCTGAGGGGGGAGGCGCCAAgccccttttccacatcctttgTCATCACATGAGGTTCAACCTGAAAGAG GTCCTTCGGGTCATGCCTTCTGACAGCTTCTTCTTTTCCATTGTCCGAGACCCAGCAGCTCTGGCCCGCTCTGCTTTCTCCTACTATAAGTCCACTTCATCGGCCTTCCGCAAGGCACCATCTTTGGCCGCCTTCCTGGCCAATCCTCGAGCCTTCTACCGACCTGGGGCCCGTGGGGACCACTATGCCCGCAACTTGCTCTGGTTTGACTTTGGACTCCCCTTCCCCCCCGAGGTAAAGACCGAGAGAGGGAATCCTCATGCACCTAGAGACCCCAACCTCCCACAGCTGAATGCTTTGCCTTCTGGCACTGGGCCCCGAGCCCACCACCCTCTGGATCCCAAAGCTGTCTTCCATCCTGCTCCCACAGTGGCCGGCGGTCACGGCCAGACATCCAGCCCTGCCTCTTTAGATTTGAGATCGTCATCCTTGCTCCAGTGGAGTCTGGCCTGGCTGGACTCTGTCTTTGATCTGGTCTTGGTGGCCGAGTACTTTGATGAGTCGTTGGTTCTGCTGGCAGATGCCCTGTGCTGGGGTCTAGATGACGTGGTGGGCTTCATGCACAACGCACAGGCTGGAGGTGAGCAGGGCAGAGGCGCTGTTAGCAATGGTGGACTGACCGCTGAGGATAGGCAGCTGACTGCACGGGCCCGAGCCTGGAACCACTTGGACTGGGCTCTCTATGCTCACTTCAACCACAGCCTGTGGGCACGGATAAATCAATACGGCCAGAGCCGGCTGGAGAGTGCTGTGGCAGAGCTCCGGGCTCGCCGAGAGGCCCTGGCTAAACATTGTCTAGAGGGGGGCGAGGCTTTAGACCCCAAATATATCACTGACCGACGGTTCCGTCCTTTCCAGTTTGGGTCAGGTAAGGTTTTGGGCTATGTACTTCGGAATGGACTCAGCGCTGCAGACCAGGAGGAGTGTGAGCGCCTGGCTACCCCTGAGCTACAGTACAAGGACAAGCTAGATGCCAAGCAGTTTCCCCCAACAGTCTCTCTGCCCCTTAAAACTCCAAGGATACTCTCCCCCGGGGCATCAGACCAGTCTTAG
- the GPC2 gene encoding glypican-2, with translation MSALRSLLLLLLSLCPGPGPGPGTEAKVTRSCVETRQVLGARGYSLSLLPPALISGEHLRICTQEYTCCSSEIEQRLTWETETTFRGLVEESGSFLVHTLAARHRRFDEIFREILSSSERSLALLFHHSFGHLYSQHAPVFSGLFSRLRDYYQRSGEGLDDALVDFWAQLLERLFPLLHPQYIFSPEYLFCLTRLASSADDSLKPFGDAPHRLHLQITQALVAARAFIQGLETGRDVVSETLKVPMSEGCRRAVMRLTGCPLCRGIPSVPPCRGFCLNVANGCLHSQGLDPDWGAYLDGLLFLGEKLQGAFSFELAAQAIGVRISEALKYLQENSVAVSAQVFQQCGNPQRTQSRTRRAPAPREEAGRLWTSARVAGAARVAGAAAVAGAAGVAGAAGVAGVAGAPRTEERPTMAGTTSLNRLVWELRERLGRVRGFWALLPQVVCGDPRMAADASKDTAPCWTGSGRGRYLSPVVGLSPSEQLDNPELNKEDTSINLQARRRRLQLRAATTRMRLAALGRDLELEDWDEEASGSGEGQHYADDWMAGAAAVAPPARLPRPPRRDVSGGKGGGVLVRHNQGRSRTGGTSVGFRTHPILILFLSALALLGPR, from the exons ATGTCCGCTCTGCGatctcttctgcttctgctgctgtcTCTGTGTCCCGGTCCTGGTCCTGGACCCGGGACCGAGGCAAAGGTCACCCGGAGTTGCGTTGAGACCCGGCAGGTGCTGGGGGCCCGGGGATATAGCTTAAGCCTACTCCCTCCCGCCCTGATCTCAg GTGAGCACCTCCGGATCTGTACCCAGGAGTACACCTGCTGTTCCAGTGAGATAGAGCAGAGGCTGACTTGGGAGACCGAGACCACCTTTCGAGGCCTGGTGGAGGAGAGCGGCTCATTCCTGGTTCACACGCTGGCTGCCCGGCACAGAAGATTTGATG AGATTTTTCGGGAGATACTCTCGTCATCTGAGCGCTCTCTGGCCCTGCTTTTCCACCACTCCTTCGGCCACCTGTACTCCCAGCACGCCCCTGTATTCAGTGGCCTGTTCTCTCGGCTGCGGGACTACTATCAGAGGTCCGGTGAGGGGTTAGATGACGCTTTGGTGGATTTCTGGGCGCAGCTCCTGGAGAGATTGTTCCCCCTGCTGCATCCACAGTACATCTTCTCCCCCGAGTACCTGTTCTGCCTCACTCGCCTTGCCTCCTCTGCTGATGACTCTCTGAAGCCTTTCGGGGATGCACCCCACCGCCTTCACCTGCAG ATAACCCAGGCCCTGGTGGCTGCCCGGGCCTTTATCCAGGGCCTGGAGACCGGAAGAGACGTGGTCAGCGAAACACTTAAG GTGCCCATGTCTGAAGGCTGCAGGCGGGCTGTGATGCGTCTGACCGGCTGCCCCCTTTGTCGGGGCATCCCCTCGGTGCCACCCTGCCGGGGCTTCTGCCTCAATGTGGCCAATGGCTGTCTCCACAGCCAGGGACTGGATCCTGACTGGGGGGCCTATCTGG ATGGTCTCCTGTTCCTGGGTGAGAAGCTCCAGGGCGCTTTTTCTTTTGAGCTGGCAGCCCAGGCCATTGGGGTGAGGATCTCAGAAGCTCTGAAGTACCTgcaggaaaacagtgtggcagtgtCAGCCCAG GTGTTTCAGCAATGTGGGAACCCCCAACGGACACAAAGCCGCACCCGCAGAGCCCCGGCCCCTCGGGAAGAAGCGGGGCGCCTCTGGACCTCGGCGAGGGTGGCAGGGGCTGCCCGGGTGGCAGGGGCTGCCGCGGTGGCAGGGGCTGCCGGGGTGGCAGGGGCTGCCGGGGTGGCAGGAGTAGCAGGGGCACCAAGGACAGAGGAGAGGCCCACGATGGCCGGGACCACCAGCCTGAACCGCCTG GTGTGGGAGCTCCGCGAGCGGCTGGGCCGAGTGAGGGGCTTCTGGGCCCTGCTGCCCCAGGTGGTGTGCGGGGATCCCCGCATGGCGGCGGACGCCTCGAAGGACACAGCGCCCTGCTGGACCGGATCTGGGCGGGGCCG GTACTTGTCACCGGTGGTCGGGCTCTCTCCGTCCGAGCAGCTCGACAACCCAGAGCTGAACAAGGAGGACACGAGCATCAACCTCCAGGCGCGGAGGCGGCGGCTGCAGCTCCGGGCGGCCACGACCAGGATGAGGTTGGCCGCGCTGGGACGCGACCTGGAACTGGAGGACTGGG ATGAAGAGGCCAGTGGTTCTGGAGAGGGACAGCACTATGCAGACGACTGGATGGCTGGGGCAGCAGCCGTGGCCCCCCCAGCCAGGCTGCCTCGCCCTCCTCGAAGGGACGTTAGTGGAGGCAAAGGAGGAGGTGTCCTTGTCCGCCATAACCAGGGCAGGAGCAGGACTGGGGGGACATCGGTTGGTTTTCGCACCCACCCCatcctcattctcttcctctcagCCCTGGCCCTGCTCGGACCAAGATAA